A genomic stretch from Mycobacterium malmoense includes:
- a CDS encoding M24 family metallopeptidase translates to MDAHRFDAGVYVRRLTAAAAATAHAGLTGLVITPGYDLRYLIGSRAQTFERLTALVLPASGDPTVVVPRLELASLKDSAAAELGLAVRDWVDGDDPYRLVSDALGGGLPATAVTDSMPALHLLPLAGVFGVLPILATDVLSGLRMIKEECEIDALRKAGAAIDRVHARVPEFLRPGRTEADVAADIAEAIVAEGHSEVSFIIVGSGSHAADPHHGYSDRELQVGDIVVVDIGGAYEPGYHSDSTRTYSIGDPKHNVAQQYSVLQRAQRAAFDAVRPGVTAEQVDAAARNVLAEAGLAEFFVHRTGHGIGLSVHEEPYIVAGNDLLLTAGMAFSIEPGIYFPGRWGARIEDIVVVTEDGALAVNSRPHELVVVPVA, encoded by the coding sequence ATGGATGCTCACCGATTCGACGCGGGAGTGTATGTGCGTCGCCTGACCGCCGCGGCTGCGGCGACCGCCCACGCCGGCCTCACCGGGCTGGTGATCACCCCGGGCTACGACCTGCGCTACCTCATCGGCTCGCGCGCGCAGACGTTCGAGAGGCTCACCGCGCTGGTGTTGCCCGCCTCCGGCGACCCGACGGTCGTGGTGCCGCGGCTGGAGCTGGCCTCGCTGAAGGATTCGGCCGCCGCGGAACTGGGCCTGGCGGTGCGGGATTGGGTCGATGGCGACGACCCATACCGGTTGGTGAGCGACGCCTTGGGTGGCGGCCTTCCCGCGACCGCCGTCACCGATTCCATGCCCGCGCTGCACCTGTTGCCGTTGGCCGGTGTGTTTGGCGTACTACCGATACTGGCCACCGACGTGCTGAGCGGGCTGCGGATGATCAAGGAGGAATGCGAGATCGACGCGCTGCGCAAGGCCGGTGCGGCCATCGACCGGGTGCATGCCCGCGTCCCGGAGTTCCTGCGCCCGGGCCGCACCGAGGCCGACGTCGCCGCCGACATCGCCGAAGCGATTGTCGCCGAAGGGCATTCGGAAGTGTCGTTCATCATCGTTGGCTCTGGCTCGCACGCCGCCGACCCGCATCACGGCTATTCGGATCGAGAACTGCAGGTCGGTGACATCGTCGTCGTCGACATCGGCGGCGCATATGAGCCCGGCTACCACTCCGACTCCACGCGCACCTACAGCATCGGGGATCCCAAACACAATGTGGCACAGCAGTATTCGGTGCTGCAACGAGCCCAGCGTGCGGCCTTTGATGCCGTCCGCCCCGGAGTGACCGCCGAGCAGGTCGACGCCGCCGCCCGCAACGTGCTGGCCGAGGCCGGGCTCGCGGAGTTTTTCGTGCACCGCACCGGGCACGGCATCGGGCTGTCGGTTCACGAAGAGCCCTACATCGTCGCCGGCAATGACTTGCTGCTGACCGCGGGCATGGCCTTTTCCATCGAGCCGGGCATCTACTTTCCGGGCCGGTGGGGTGCCCGCATCGAGGACATCGTCGTCGTGACCGAAGACGGCGCCCTGGCCGTCAACAGCCGCCCGCACGAACTGGTCGTGGTGCCCGTGGCCTGA
- a CDS encoding 5'-3' exonuclease → MPAPVGPPNGDPPLVLLDGASMWFRSYFGVPSSITAPDGRPVNAVRGFLDSMAVVITQQRPGRLVVCLDLDWRPQFRVDLIPSYKAHRIAEPEPEGTPDVEEVPDELTPQVDMIMELLDAFGIPTAGAPGFEADDVLGTLAARERSSPVVVVSGDRDLLQVVADDPVPVRVLYLGRGLTKATLFGPAEVAETYGVPKDRAGLAYAELALLRGDPSDGLPGVPGIGEKTAATLLAQHGSLDQILAAAHDPKSKMAKGLRMKLLAATDYIEAAGPVVRVATDAPVTLSTPTDALPLAAADPQRTAKLATELGVGSPIARLQKALDKLPA, encoded by the coding sequence ATGCCCGCGCCCGTAGGCCCGCCGAATGGCGACCCGCCACTCGTGCTGCTCGACGGCGCCAGCATGTGGTTCCGCTCGTACTTCGGGGTGCCGTCGTCGATCACCGCCCCCGACGGCCGGCCCGTCAACGCCGTGCGCGGATTCCTCGACTCGATGGCCGTGGTGATCACCCAACAGCGGCCCGGCCGGCTGGTGGTGTGCCTCGACCTGGATTGGCGGCCGCAATTCCGGGTGGACCTCATCCCGTCCTATAAGGCGCATCGCATAGCCGAGCCGGAGCCGGAAGGCACGCCCGACGTCGAGGAAGTGCCCGACGAGCTGACACCGCAGGTCGACATGATCATGGAGCTGCTGGACGCTTTCGGGATCCCGACGGCGGGCGCACCCGGGTTCGAAGCCGACGACGTGCTGGGCACGCTGGCGGCGCGGGAACGCAGTAGCCCGGTCGTCGTGGTCAGCGGAGATCGCGACCTGTTGCAGGTGGTAGCCGACGATCCCGTCCCGGTTCGGGTGCTCTACCTGGGCCGCGGGCTGACCAAAGCCACCTTGTTCGGCCCCGCCGAAGTGGCCGAAACCTATGGCGTGCCGAAGGATCGGGCGGGGCTGGCCTACGCCGAACTGGCGCTGTTGCGCGGCGATCCGTCCGACGGCCTGCCGGGTGTGCCGGGCATCGGTGAGAAGACGGCGGCTACCCTGCTGGCCCAGCACGGCTCGCTGGATCAGATCCTGGCCGCGGCCCACGACCCAAAGTCCAAGATGGCCAAGGGTTTACGGATGAAACTGCTGGCCGCGACCGACTACATCGAGGCCGCTGGCCCGGTGGTGCGGGTGGCCACCGACGCGCCGGTCACGCTGTCGACGCCCACCGACGCGCTACCGCTGGCGGCCGCCGACCCGCAACGCACCGCCAAGCTGGCCACCGAGCTGGGCGTCGGGTCGCCGATCGCCCGCCTGCAGAAAGCGCTCGACAAGCTGCCCGCGTGA
- a CDS encoding DUF4333 domain-containing protein — MSGPQGSDPGQQWQPPGQGGDQSSEPTQVGSPWQQSAQESTWQAPAYTPPVEYPQYQQPTEQAYPQQYPQPGYGQPGQYGQPGQYGQPGQYGQPGQYGQPGQYGQPGQYAQPGQYGQPGQYPPQYPPYEQPGKKRSAALIGGVIGAIALLLIAVVLVLGFWQPGFFVTTKLDINKAQAGVQQILSDETNGYGAKNVKDVKCNHGQDPTVKKGATFDCDVSIDGAQKRVTVTFQDNKGTYEVGRPQ, encoded by the coding sequence ATGAGCGGACCGCAGGGATCGGACCCGGGCCAGCAGTGGCAACCGCCGGGCCAGGGTGGCGATCAGTCCTCGGAACCGACCCAGGTGGGATCGCCCTGGCAGCAGTCGGCCCAGGAGTCGACGTGGCAGGCGCCGGCGTATACGCCGCCCGTCGAGTATCCGCAGTACCAGCAGCCGACCGAGCAGGCATACCCGCAGCAGTACCCGCAGCCCGGCTACGGCCAACCCGGCCAATACGGTCAGCCCGGGCAATATGGTCAGCCGGGGCAGTACGGCCAGCCTGGCCAGTACGGTCAACCCGGCCAGTACGGTCAACCCGGCCAGTACGCTCAGCCCGGGCAGTATGGTCAGCCCGGCCAATACCCGCCGCAATACCCGCCCTACGAACAACCGGGTAAGAAACGCTCGGCCGCGCTGATCGGCGGTGTGATCGGGGCGATCGCCCTTCTGCTCATCGCGGTCGTGCTGGTGCTCGGTTTCTGGCAGCCCGGGTTCTTCGTCACCACCAAACTGGACATCAACAAGGCTCAGGCCGGTGTTCAGCAGATCCTCAGCGACGAAACCAACGGCTACGGCGCCAAGAACGTCAAAGACGTCAAGTGCAACCACGGCCAAGATCCCACCGTCAAGAAGGGCGCCACGTTCGACTGCGACGTCAGCATCGACGGCGCCCAGAAGCGTGTGACGGTGACCTTCCAGGACAACAAGGGCACCTACGAGGTCGGCCGGCCGCAATAG